From a single Kwoniella shandongensis chromosome 9, complete sequence genomic region:
- a CDS encoding mitochondrial 37S ribosomal protein bS1m, with translation MSSPFPQLLRRANIATYDPLITRIYTSTPSSKSQHSDWGLKYAIHLPKGPRYIKFSSLDAGPGFKCDWRSGEREARFVSAWGGPSGKVRWQNEDEIPKYMTKTQSIFDVESLVEDEEPASEGSETWIRDVESMSEEEFESFLERVREQRGRFLNGRLEDMPESTKSSLGLPEDKTLVHLATAGKTTGGATANFQAQLTADDLIDPHSNQLHSKPHRVHGLSYSKQPTSSNDHNPSTRVVGRALNKLSRYDDAQRKASNIGQGGSLARSGNNLPWVVGLGGLTAKTGTKSSRIFDSSSSSDAGLEETDYTRLDRSKGVGKFRVTRAQLGAPPSVLALNQSLAGGKFGGKWRTSGATLPSPMDTFKFDIEVAPSSETELLGGREWVGREVKTSKISTFTSEMGLGGPRSQRRKGEALEKLKENRLREREAKEETRERLANLFARIGKSNAGARGGQ, from the coding sequence aTGTCATCACCGTTTCCTCAACTGCTTCGTCGCGCGAACATCGCAACTTACGACCCGCTCATCACCCGAATCTATACCtctacaccttcttccaaatcacAGCACTCTGACTGGGGACTCAAGTACGccatccatcttccaaaGGGACCCCGTTATATCAAGTTCTCATCTCTGGACGCTGGACCTGGATTCAAATGCGATTGGCGATCTGGTGAGAGGGAAGCCCGATTCGTCTCTGCGTGGGGTGGACCGAGTGGGAAAGTGAGATGGCAGAATGAAGATGAGATTCCTAAATACATGACAAAGACCCAGAGTATCTTTGACGTTGAGTCTCtggtcgaggacgaagagccGGCTAGTGAAGGGTCAGAAACCTGGATTAGGGATGTGGAATCCATGtcagaagaggagtttgagTCTTTCCTTGAACGAGTGAGAGAACAGAGGGGGAGATTTTTGAATGGACGATTGGAAGATATGCCCGAATCTACGAAATCGAGTCTCGGTCTACCGGAAGATAAGACATTGGTTCATCTCGCCACGGCTGGCAAGACGACGGGAGGAGCGACGGCAAACTTCCAAGCTCAATTGACAGCGGACGATCTCATCGATCCTCATTCCAATCAACTCCATTCCAAACCCCATCGAGTACACGGTCTGTCCTACTCGAAACAACCTACCAGCTCGAACGACCATAACCCCTCCACGAGGGTTGTCGGTAGAGCCCTGAACAAGCTTAGTCGATATGATGATGCGCAGAGAAAGGCATCAAATATCGGTCAAGGTGGTAGTTTGGCTCGATCAGGAAACAACCTCCCTTGGGTCGTTGGGTTGGGTGGTTTGACAGCCAAGACCGGAACGAAATCTAGTCGAATATTCgattcatcttcttcttccgacgcaggattggaagagacggaCTACACACGATTGGATAGATCCAAGGGTGTCGGCAAATTCAGAGTGACAAGAGCACAACTCGGTGCTCCACCGTCAGTACTCGCTCTGAACCAATCTCTTGCTGGGGGAAAATTCGGTGGGAAATGGAGAACTTCAGGTGCAACTCTTCCTTCACCCATGGACACTTTCAAATTCGATATCGAAGTTGCTCCTTCATCAGAAACCGAGTTGTTGGGTGGACGAGAATGGGTAGGGAGGGAAGTGAAGACGAGCAAGATCTCGACTTTCACCAGTGAGATGGGATTGGGAGGACCAAGGagtcaaagaaggaagggagaggcattggagaagttgaaggagaacagattgagggaaagagaagcgaaagaggagacgagggagaggttggCGAACCTCTTTGCCAGGATTGGCAAGAGTAACGCCGGTGCAAGGGGAGGACAGTAG